In Halobacillus amylolyticus, the following proteins share a genomic window:
- the yhfH gene encoding protein YhfH, which translates to MMNVLEFFRNLPKKQCASCGNVIQEQADCYGNLCDECNSPAR; encoded by the coding sequence ATGATGAACGTACTTGAATTCTTCCGTAACCTTCCGAAAAAACAGTGTGCGAGTTGCGGCAATGTCATTCAGGAACAAGCAGACTGCTACGGCAATCTGTGCGATGAATGTAACTCACCTGCTCGTTAA
- a CDS encoding LacI family DNA-binding transcriptional regulator: MATIEDVAKLAGLSRTTVSRVINDQPYVTEEKKKRIIHAMKDLGYVPNSSARRLRSQRTETIAVLLPRVTNPFFGHLIESLEKEASKSGYQVIVCQTHDKKQKEIDYLQLLKTKQVDGIVMASLTNDWEDVEPYLTSGPIVLCNEYMPINGVSMIHIDHRQAAYESTVHLIHQGCKHLAYASGGHKTYLASERKAGFLVALAEYDLPFEMGMEIDWALDVSDGQKVFQFLKENHPHVDGIFTGSDEVAAGIIYAASQSNWTIPNDLAVIGFDNQMLSLLMVPAVTTVEQPIEEMAAKTVEVLVRKMSDKRSCQNSCFIYPYQLIIRDSTKRHSVSSSAQL; encoded by the coding sequence ATGGCTACGATTGAAGATGTAGCAAAATTAGCGGGGTTATCAAGAACCACTGTATCCCGTGTCATTAATGATCAGCCTTACGTTACAGAAGAAAAAAAGAAACGAATTATACATGCAATGAAAGACTTAGGTTACGTGCCGAATTCATCAGCGCGCAGATTGCGTAGTCAGCGAACGGAAACTATTGCCGTATTATTGCCAAGAGTTACGAATCCTTTTTTCGGCCACCTAATTGAATCGTTGGAAAAAGAAGCCTCGAAATCCGGCTATCAGGTAATCGTTTGTCAAACACATGATAAAAAGCAAAAAGAAATCGATTATTTACAACTCTTAAAAACAAAGCAAGTCGATGGGATTGTGATGGCATCATTGACCAATGATTGGGAAGATGTGGAACCCTATCTTACTTCAGGACCGATTGTGTTATGTAATGAATATATGCCCATTAATGGGGTGTCCATGATTCACATCGATCATAGGCAAGCAGCCTACGAGTCTACCGTGCATCTGATTCATCAAGGTTGCAAGCACTTGGCCTATGCGAGTGGTGGACACAAAACATATCTCGCTTCAGAACGCAAAGCCGGATTTTTAGTGGCCTTAGCTGAATATGACCTGCCTTTTGAAATGGGTATGGAGATCGACTGGGCATTAGACGTAAGTGATGGTCAGAAAGTTTTTCAGTTTTTAAAAGAAAACCATCCCCATGTTGATGGGATATTTACAGGTTCGGACGAAGTAGCCGCCGGAATTATTTATGCCGCCAGCCAGTCTAATTGGACGATACCTAATGATCTCGCTGTCATAGGCTTTGACAATCAGATGCTTTCTTTACTTATGGTCCCAGCCGTTACGACAGTGGAACAGCCGATCGAAGAAATGGCTGCTAAAACAGTCGAAGTTCTAGTAAGGAAAATGAGTGATAAACGATCGTGCCAAAATAGCTGCTTTATCTATCCATACCAATTGATCATTCGAGATTCGACAAAGCGTCATTCTGTTTCTTCTTCCGCACAATTATAG
- the hemY gene encoding protoporphyrinogen oxidase, with protein MSQTKKVIIVGGGISGLTAAYYLQKEKKQHQLPLDVQLIESTEHLGGKISTLKHDGYTIERGPDSFLERKKSAMRLAREVGMEDQLVPNGTGQSYILVNEKLHKMPKGSVMGIPTRVRPFLFSGLFTPAAKVRAAFDLAKSKQTAENDQSLGLFFRRRLGSQVVENLIEPLLSGIYAGNIDDLSLQATFPHFYELEQEYGSLIKGLRKTRTLPPKKAKKPSMFRTMRDGLESLVEATADQLESGTIRKGLQVDHIEKKQGYYYLLLSDGTVEKCDAVVIAAPFFAAQRMLSQYSFMDPFKKMKATSVANVVMTFDQSAIKKDIDGTGFVVSRNSKFRITACTWTHKKWPHSTPEGKVMLRCYLGKPGDQEVVDLSDEEIIEIALKDLNQTMDITAKPEFSLVTRWYNAMPQYFVGHKERLNEVEEHMRNELPGIYLAGGSYNGIGLPDCIDQGETAVQNILQHLNMKTS; from the coding sequence ATGTCTCAAACAAAAAAAGTAATCATAGTAGGCGGCGGAATCTCCGGATTAACCGCTGCTTATTATTTACAAAAAGAAAAAAAACAACATCAACTGCCCTTGGATGTGCAACTGATCGAATCTACCGAGCATTTAGGTGGGAAAATAAGTACACTCAAACATGATGGGTACACCATTGAGCGCGGTCCTGATTCCTTTTTAGAACGTAAAAAGAGTGCAATGAGGTTGGCTCGCGAAGTAGGGATGGAAGACCAGCTCGTTCCAAATGGTACAGGTCAATCTTACATTTTAGTCAATGAAAAGCTTCATAAAATGCCTAAGGGGTCTGTGATGGGCATTCCTACAAGAGTTCGCCCCTTTCTATTTTCTGGCCTTTTTACGCCAGCAGCCAAAGTGAGGGCCGCTTTCGACTTAGCTAAGTCCAAGCAAACCGCAGAAAACGATCAATCACTTGGGTTGTTCTTTAGACGCAGATTAGGCAGCCAAGTCGTAGAAAATTTAATTGAACCACTCCTATCAGGGATTTATGCCGGAAATATTGATGACTTAAGCTTGCAGGCGACCTTCCCCCATTTCTATGAACTAGAACAAGAATACGGGAGCTTAATTAAAGGGTTAAGAAAAACAAGAACGCTTCCACCTAAAAAAGCGAAGAAGCCAAGCATGTTTCGGACAATGCGCGATGGCCTTGAATCTCTTGTCGAAGCAACAGCTGACCAGTTAGAGTCAGGAACGATTCGTAAAGGTTTGCAAGTCGACCATATCGAGAAGAAACAGGGCTATTATTATCTTCTCTTAAGTGATGGAACCGTAGAAAAATGTGATGCTGTCGTCATTGCGGCACCATTTTTTGCAGCCCAGCGCATGCTGTCTCAGTATTCATTCATGGATCCCTTTAAGAAAATGAAAGCTACATCTGTGGCTAACGTGGTCATGACCTTTGATCAATCAGCTATAAAGAAGGATATTGACGGTACTGGTTTTGTCGTATCCAGAAACAGCAAGTTCAGAATCACTGCCTGTACATGGACACATAAAAAATGGCCACATTCTACACCAGAGGGAAAAGTTATGCTTCGCTGCTATTTAGGGAAGCCGGGTGATCAGGAAGTTGTTGATTTATCTGACGAGGAAATAATTGAAATAGCCTTAAAGGACTTAAATCAAACGATGGATATTACAGCTAAACCTGAGTTTTCCCTCGTAACCCGCTGGTATAATGCCATGCCGCAATATTTCGTTGGTCATAAAGAACGCTTGAATGAAGTGGAGGAACACATGCGAAATGAACTTCCAGGGATTTATTTAGCAGGGGGTTCTTATAATGGCATTGGTCTGCCAGACTGTATCGATCAAGGTGAAACGGCTGTACAAAACATACTACAACATTTAAATATGAAGACAAGCTAA
- the hemH gene encoding ferrochelatase, with protein sequence MAKKQMGLLVMAYGTPYKEEDLERYYTHIRHGRKPTDEMLQDLRDRYDAIGGISPLAQITQDQGEALANALNEMQDDIEFKLYLGLKHIEPFVEDAVEQMAKDGIEEAVSLVLAPHYSTYSVKSYNGRAKEEAAKHNIQISSVESWYEAPGFIEFWKEKILEQYAKMDEGEKDKACLVVSAHSLPMKILDGGDPYPDQLKKTAELISEATGITQYEIGWQSEGNTPDPWLGPDVQDLTRDLYSEKGYRSFVYAPVGFVSDHLEVLYDNDYECKVVCEELGANYYRPEMPNTHPTFIYTLAGVVMQKVKEQV encoded by the coding sequence ATGGCAAAAAAACAAATGGGGCTTCTCGTCATGGCTTACGGAACCCCTTATAAAGAAGAAGATTTAGAACGTTATTACACACATATTCGACATGGCCGTAAACCAACTGATGAAATGTTGCAGGACTTGCGAGATCGCTATGATGCGATTGGCGGTATTTCTCCATTAGCACAGATTACACAGGATCAGGGGGAAGCACTTGCGAATGCATTAAATGAAATGCAAGATGATATTGAGTTCAAACTATACCTAGGTTTAAAACATATTGAACCATTTGTAGAGGATGCTGTCGAACAAATGGCGAAGGATGGCATAGAGGAAGCGGTGTCCCTTGTACTAGCACCACACTACTCAACGTATAGCGTGAAATCCTACAATGGACGCGCGAAAGAAGAAGCGGCCAAGCATAATATCCAAATCAGTTCCGTTGAAAGCTGGTATGAGGCACCCGGCTTTATTGAATTCTGGAAAGAGAAAATTCTTGAACAGTACGCAAAAATGGACGAGGGAGAGAAAGATAAAGCTTGTTTAGTCGTGTCAGCACATAGTTTACCAATGAAAATATTGGATGGCGGCGATCCTTATCCTGACCAACTGAAGAAAACCGCTGAACTCATCTCTGAAGCAACAGGAATTACACAATATGAGATTGGCTGGCAGAGTGAAGGGAACACACCAGATCCGTGGCTGGGTCCTGACGTTCAAGATTTAACGAGAGACTTGTATAGCGAGAAGGGGTATAGATCGTTTGTCTACGCTCCAGTTGGATTTGTCTCCGATCACTTAGAAGTGTTGTATGACAATGATTATGAATGTAAAGTCGTTTGTGAAGAGCTTGGAGCGAATTATTATCGTCCAGAAATGCCAAACACTCATCCGACTTTTATATACACGTTAGCTGGTGTAGTCATGCAAAAAGTGAAAGAACAGGTGTAA
- the hemE gene encoding uroporphyrinogen decarboxylase, protein MNKEWNDTILKAFRGEETDYTPVWFMRQAGRSQPEYRKLKEKYSLFEITHQPELCAYVTRLPVEQYGVDAAILYKDIMSPLPAIGVDVEIKRGIGPVIHNPIKTKADIAKLGTIDPEADVPYVLDTIRLLTREQLNVPLIGFSGAPFTLASYMIEGGPSKNYNKTKALMYSDPESWFKLMDKLANMVITYVRSQVAAGARAIQIFDSWVGALNEADYQTYIKPVMDIIFSELKSEQVPLILFGVGARHLVQQWNDLPIDVLGLDWRLSVTEARAMGITKPLQGNLDPSILLADWNVIEERTKQIIDEGKQHPAHIFNLGHGVTPDITPETLKRLTHLIHDYSKS, encoded by the coding sequence ATGAATAAAGAATGGAATGATACGATTTTAAAGGCTTTTAGAGGAGAGGAGACAGACTATACTCCTGTCTGGTTTATGCGCCAGGCCGGACGTTCTCAACCAGAATACCGTAAATTGAAGGAAAAGTATTCTTTGTTTGAGATCACCCATCAACCCGAGTTGTGTGCCTATGTCACACGCCTGCCTGTGGAACAATATGGAGTAGATGCGGCGATCCTTTACAAAGACATCATGTCTCCGCTTCCTGCGATTGGTGTGGATGTTGAAATTAAAAGAGGGATTGGCCCGGTCATTCATAATCCAATAAAAACCAAAGCAGACATTGCCAAGTTGGGGACGATCGACCCCGAAGCAGATGTTCCCTATGTACTGGATACGATCCGTCTGCTGACAAGAGAACAGCTGAATGTACCGTTGATCGGCTTCAGCGGTGCTCCGTTTACGCTGGCAAGCTATATGATTGAGGGTGGCCCTTCTAAGAATTATAATAAAACTAAAGCGCTTATGTACAGCGACCCTGAGTCGTGGTTTAAGTTGATGGATAAACTAGCTAACATGGTGATCACTTATGTACGTTCTCAAGTAGCGGCAGGGGCACGTGCCATCCAAATCTTTGATTCTTGGGTAGGTGCCCTTAATGAGGCAGATTATCAAACCTATATTAAACCAGTGATGGACATCATCTTTAGTGAATTAAAATCCGAACAGGTTCCTCTGATTCTATTTGGTGTCGGGGCAAGGCATTTAGTGCAGCAATGGAATGACCTGCCGATCGATGTACTTGGTCTTGATTGGAGACTATCCGTGACGGAAGCCCGCGCGATGGGGATAACAAAACCCTTGCAAGGGAACCTGGATCCTTCCATTCTGCTTGCAGACTGGAATGTTATTGAAGAACGTACAAAGCAGATTATTGATGAAGGCAAACAACATCCAGCCCATATCTTTAATTTAGGACACGGTGTTACTCCTGACATTACACCTGAAACTTTAAAACGACTCACACATCTTATTCATGACTACTCAAAATCTTAA
- a CDS encoding transglycosylase domain-containing protein: protein MNIKEYLKDRPQWLNTFKWPAIALGSIFLLALLGYLFIVFGGRFVVSEKDLILDAATTVETVEGEVIERIYTENRMLVDISQIPEHVQQAFVAIEDSRFYEHAGVDFKSVLRAVYRDIITMDKVEGASTITQQLAKNLFLSNDKSWMRKTKEVMAAIYLERNFTKDEILELYLNRIYFGNGAYGVEAASQTYFNKSVSELTVPQGALLAALPKAPNNYSPFENPERAEDRRNIVLSRMEAIGVIEAENMVSLQGATLGVEKGTGESETWSNSYVDLVIKEAAEQYHLSRDELKRGGYRLIVKMNPEIQEMAAAEMKNGEFVPGSKAEVEGAFTLMDNTSGAIVAAVGGRDFRHGDLNRVTIKKQPGSVIKPLAVYGPALMSPTYIPYSLLVDEKRSYGEYSPSNYDGNYTGLTSLYQALVDSKNAPAVWLLDQIGISYAKEYLDALGLPTEDRGLSIALGGLSKGYSPLQLTEAYRSFAHEGEVTNAYTIQRIINRNGEIIHRHEQKEKQVFNKQTAWHMTEMLETTASEGTAKAGSYPKALAGKTGTQQHPTVNGENKEVWFAGYTPEYTGTLWMGYDQSGEDYYLTGGSSYPTKLMKSILTRVGHLQNLSETFTKPEGMKRLPEPIILPKVDDVEGSIGFGGIGIIRGTLSWTPGEDDRVVYRIYQGTGEKRTLVDEVTGKGEYHVGVLDVWDHPTFVVVPYDPLTGLEGTPSNSVTLEW, encoded by the coding sequence GTGAACATCAAAGAATATTTAAAAGATCGCCCACAATGGCTAAATACCTTTAAATGGCCAGCAATAGCTTTGGGTTCAATATTTTTACTGGCTTTACTAGGATATCTATTTATTGTGTTTGGCGGAAGGTTTGTCGTCTCAGAAAAAGACCTTATTTTGGATGCGGCGACAACAGTGGAGACAGTTGAAGGTGAAGTGATTGAACGGATCTATACAGAGAACCGTATGTTAGTAGATATTTCGCAGATACCTGAACACGTGCAGCAAGCGTTTGTTGCCATTGAGGACAGCCGCTTCTATGAGCATGCAGGTGTCGATTTTAAGTCCGTATTAAGAGCTGTATATCGTGATATCATTACTATGGATAAAGTAGAAGGCGCCAGCACGATTACCCAGCAGCTAGCAAAGAACTTATTCCTGTCCAATGATAAGTCATGGATGAGGAAAACAAAAGAAGTCATGGCAGCCATATATTTAGAGAGAAACTTTACGAAGGATGAAATTTTAGAATTGTATTTGAATCGGATTTATTTTGGCAATGGCGCGTACGGGGTCGAAGCAGCTTCGCAAACATATTTTAACAAATCTGTTTCTGAACTAACCGTACCCCAAGGTGCATTGCTTGCTGCTTTACCTAAAGCACCTAACAATTATTCACCTTTTGAAAACCCAGAAAGAGCAGAGGACCGTCGAAATATCGTTCTCTCTCGGATGGAGGCAATAGGGGTGATTGAGGCTGAGAACATGGTCAGCTTACAAGGAGCGACGCTCGGAGTCGAAAAAGGTACAGGAGAAAGTGAAACGTGGTCAAACAGTTATGTTGATTTAGTTATTAAAGAAGCAGCTGAGCAGTACCATTTGTCCCGTGATGAATTGAAGCGCGGAGGATACCGTTTAATTGTGAAAATGAATCCCGAAATACAGGAAATGGCTGCTGCAGAAATGAAAAATGGAGAATTTGTACCTGGTTCAAAAGCGGAGGTAGAAGGTGCATTTACGCTTATGGACAATACAAGCGGAGCTATCGTTGCGGCGGTTGGCGGGAGAGACTTTAGGCATGGAGATTTGAATCGCGTTACGATTAAGAAACAGCCAGGGTCAGTCATAAAGCCTTTGGCTGTATATGGCCCTGCGTTAATGAGCCCAACCTATATCCCTTATTCACTGCTTGTTGATGAAAAGCGATCCTATGGAGAATATTCACCTAGTAACTATGATGGGAATTATACCGGGCTCACTTCTCTTTATCAGGCACTCGTCGATTCTAAAAACGCACCTGCTGTCTGGTTACTTGATCAGATCGGTATTTCCTATGCCAAGGAATACCTGGATGCACTTGGTTTGCCAACGGAAGATCGAGGGCTATCGATAGCTCTAGGGGGATTATCTAAGGGGTATTCTCCTTTGCAGCTGACAGAAGCTTATCGAAGTTTTGCCCATGAAGGAGAAGTGACAAATGCGTACACCATACAGCGGATTATAAACCGTAACGGTGAAATAATTCATCGTCATGAGCAAAAAGAGAAGCAAGTATTCAACAAGCAAACGGCCTGGCATATGACAGAAATGCTTGAGACAACTGCTTCTGAGGGTACAGCAAAAGCAGGAAGCTATCCTAAAGCATTAGCAGGGAAAACGGGGACACAGCAGCATCCAACTGTTAATGGCGAAAATAAAGAAGTATGGTTCGCGGGTTATACCCCTGAGTATACTGGCACACTATGGATGGGGTACGACCAGTCAGGCGAAGACTACTATTTGACGGGCGGGAGCTCCTATCCAACTAAATTAATGAAATCAATCCTTACAAGAGTAGGCCATCTGCAAAACCTATCAGAAACTTTTACAAAACCAGAAGGTATGAAAAGGTTGCCAGAACCAATTATTCTTCCGAAAGTAGACGATGTAGAAGGTTCGATTGGCTTTGGCGGAATTGGAATTATACGCGGGACTCTCAGTTGGACACCTGGCGAAGATGATCGGGTTGTTTATCGAATCTATCAAGGTACAGGGGAAAAAAGAACGTTAGTTGACGAAGTGACCGGGAAAGGTGAATACCATGTAGGAGTACTAGACGTTTGGGATCATCCTACATTTGTTGTCGTTCCTTACGATCCGCTTACAGGACTTGAAGGGACACCATCCAATTCTGTTACGCTTGAATGGTAG
- a CDS encoding antibiotic biosynthesis monooxygenase family protein, with product MKVSMTNGTLNYLAKLDKQHKEANLLFMQDQDKTVAYYEGSEPSVFEEGREYEIVDSAGNLQNTGYVVMNNIPVSDEGRPLFEDRFKKRIGSVEGMDGFQAIRILRPVQGNTYVVFTQWRNQQSFEDWKNSQAFEQAHQNSGPKHKEKPSFIDGKPYITKYQMVQLEQ from the coding sequence ATGAAAGTATCTATGACAAATGGTACATTAAACTATTTAGCAAAGCTAGATAAGCAGCATAAAGAAGCAAATCTCTTGTTTATGCAGGATCAGGACAAAACAGTAGCCTATTACGAAGGAAGTGAACCTTCTGTATTTGAAGAAGGCCGTGAGTATGAGATCGTTGATTCTGCGGGTAATCTGCAAAACACAGGCTACGTTGTTATGAATAATATCCCTGTTTCTGATGAAGGCCGTCCCTTGTTTGAGGATCGTTTTAAGAAAAGAATAGGATCTGTCGAGGGAATGGATGGATTCCAGGCTATTCGAATTTTACGTCCAGTGCAGGGGAATACGTATGTTGTATTCACACAATGGCGAAATCAACAAAGCTTTGAGGATTGGAAGAATTCGCAAGCTTTTGAACAAGCCCATCAAAACTCTGGACCCAAACATAAAGAAAAGCCTTCCTTCATCGATGGCAAACCTTATATTACTAAATATCAGATGGTTCAACTCGAACAATAA
- a CDS encoding thioredoxin family protein: MKKNMIIFGTILVALLVVLAFVVNYQNSQKAEGNPYGKSNLEQATIEQLDDPNYQNQILPDELEKQINSGEPTTVYFYSPECVHCQRTTPVLVPIAQEMGIDMKKLNLLEFSNQWQEYGIEATPTLVHYENGEEVARIVGSQEEATFKDFFQQEVLTNTSEQQ, encoded by the coding sequence ATGAAGAAAAATATGATTATATTTGGGACGATATTAGTCGCTCTGCTTGTTGTGCTTGCCTTTGTCGTCAACTATCAAAACTCTCAGAAAGCAGAAGGTAATCCATACGGGAAGAGTAATTTGGAGCAGGCTACCATCGAACAGTTGGATGATCCAAATTATCAAAATCAGATTCTACCAGATGAACTGGAGAAACAAATTAATTCAGGTGAACCTACAACGGTTTACTTTTATAGTCCTGAATGTGTCCATTGTCAACGGACAACTCCTGTCTTGGTGCCAATCGCACAGGAAATGGGAATAGATATGAAAAAGCTTAATCTTCTAGAATTTTCTAATCAGTGGCAAGAATACGGGATAGAGGCTACGCCCACCCTTGTCCATTATGAAAATGGGGAAGAGGTCGCGAGAATCGTGGGATCACAGGAAGAGGCAACGTTCAAAGACTTTTTCCAACAGGAAGTATTGACTAACACATCTGAACAGCAATAA
- a CDS encoding disulfide oxidoreductase produces MNKQGETLLFIAWAQALVATMGSLFFSEILGYTPCELCWYQRILMYPLIIIYGAALIKKKKEIAFSGLILSGVGMFVSIYHYLIQKVPAFQSAGDSCGVVPCNAEYINYFGFITIPFLAGTAFIIIFVSHVVMIRQKGENS; encoded by the coding sequence ATGAATAAGCAAGGTGAGACTTTGTTGTTTATTGCATGGGCTCAAGCTCTTGTAGCTACGATGGGGAGTTTGTTTTTTTCGGAAATCCTTGGATATACACCTTGTGAACTTTGTTGGTATCAGCGAATTCTCATGTATCCATTAATCATTATTTATGGTGCTGCCTTAATTAAAAAGAAAAAAGAAATTGCTTTTTCCGGCCTGATTCTTAGTGGGGTGGGCATGTTTGTCTCAATTTACCACTATTTGATACAAAAGGTGCCGGCCTTTCAATCAGCAGGAGACTCGTGCGGGGTAGTTCCATGTAACGCAGAATACATAAACTACTTTGGCTTTATTACCATCCCCTTTTTAGCGGGAACAGCATTTATTATTATTTTTGTTAGTCACGTAGTAATGATTCGTCAGAAAGGGGAAAATAGCTAA
- a CDS encoding ferritin-like domain-containing protein produces the protein MDEKMKKLIDGLNEDLAHEYAASIMYTYNAAVVSGLYRSVLKPFFESEVADEQGHAVYLAEKISTLGGTPTTTPAEVKALSEVKEMLVEARNSEYDTIKRYEVRKEQAEELGLTELSIKLDDLIADETGHMEEIDRLLQDSRLH, from the coding sequence ATGGATGAAAAAATGAAGAAACTAATCGATGGATTAAATGAAGACTTGGCTCACGAATATGCTGCTTCAATTATGTACACATATAATGCGGCAGTTGTATCCGGGCTTTATCGTTCCGTGCTCAAGCCATTTTTTGAAAGTGAAGTCGCTGATGAACAGGGACATGCTGTTTACTTAGCTGAAAAAATCAGTACACTTGGCGGCACGCCTACAACTACTCCAGCTGAAGTGAAAGCTTTATCAGAGGTAAAAGAGATGCTTGTTGAAGCTAGAAATTCTGAGTATGATACAATTAAACGTTACGAAGTGCGTAAAGAACAGGCAGAGGAGCTTGGGCTAACTGAGCTTTCCATTAAGCTTGACGATTTGATTGCAGATGAGACAGGCCACATGGAAGAGATTGACCGTCTGCTCCAAGATTCTCGTTTACACTAA
- a CDS encoding M20 metallopeptidase family protein — MWDSLFEAIDSQYENMVKTRRYLHQHPEVSFHESETASFIADTYKRLGIPYERNVGGNGIVATLKGGKPGRKVALRADFDALPIQEENDVAYKSKNDGVMHACGHDGHTASLLGLAEALLPFQDQIPGTVVFIHQHAEELPPGGAKAMIDTGVLDDVDAVFGTHLWATAPLGTIQTSKGPFMAGTDSFTIKIQGKGGHGAQPHLTKDAIVIGSQLVSSLQQVVSRRVDPLHTAVLTVGTFEAGQTFNIIADSSTLTGTVRTFNPEVQEVIIAEMEKLIKGACIGNGADYQFDYQKGYPPVINHPEQADLILQEAGKADSSLQTEEVDPSMAGEDFAYYLENKPGAYYFTGAQIPDHTYPHHHPKFNFDERALPHAAKTLIQAYRSYQEQNS; from the coding sequence ATGTGGGATTCTCTTTTTGAAGCAATTGACAGCCAATACGAAAATATGGTGAAAACAAGACGATATTTACACCAACATCCCGAAGTTTCTTTTCATGAATCGGAAACCGCTTCTTTTATAGCAGATACATACAAACGTCTGGGCATTCCATACGAAAGGAATGTAGGTGGAAACGGTATTGTTGCCACATTAAAAGGTGGAAAGCCTGGAAGGAAAGTGGCATTAAGAGCAGACTTTGATGCGTTGCCTATTCAAGAGGAAAATGATGTAGCCTATAAATCTAAAAATGATGGTGTCATGCATGCCTGTGGTCACGATGGACATACGGCATCTCTGTTAGGATTAGCCGAAGCACTTCTCCCTTTCCAGGATCAGATTCCTGGAACAGTTGTTTTCATACATCAACATGCAGAGGAACTTCCTCCAGGCGGTGCAAAAGCGATGATCGATACTGGAGTGCTTGATGATGTAGATGCCGTGTTCGGTACTCATTTATGGGCGACAGCGCCGCTTGGTACGATTCAAACTTCTAAGGGGCCTTTTATGGCAGGCACTGATAGTTTCACGATTAAAATCCAGGGCAAAGGTGGCCATGGAGCTCAACCCCATTTAACAAAGGATGCCATTGTCATTGGTTCCCAGCTTGTTTCATCTTTACAGCAAGTAGTGAGCAGAAGAGTGGATCCCCTTCATACAGCCGTACTTACTGTCGGAACGTTTGAAGCCGGACAAACATTTAACATTATTGCGGATTCCTCCACATTAACAGGTACTGTTCGCACATTTAATCCTGAAGTACAAGAAGTGATCATAGCGGAAATGGAGAAATTGATCAAAGGTGCTTGCATAGGTAACGGTGCAGATTACCAATTCGATTATCAGAAAGGATATCCTCCTGTTATCAATCATCCTGAACAAGCAGACTTGATTTTACAAGAAGCAGGAAAGGCAGACTCCTCTCTTCAAACAGAGGAAGTCGATCCATCTATGGCGGGTGAGGATTTTGCCTATTATTTAGAAAATAAACCAGGCGCGTATTACTTTACGGGCGCACAAATACCTGATCACACCTACCCTCATCACCATCCGAAATTTAATTTTGATGAACGCGCCCTCCCTCATGCAGCCAAAACGCTTATTCAAGCCTACCGCTCTTATCAAGAACAAAACAGCTAA
- a CDS encoding EcsC family protein, producing the protein MSYEAQVYKEALRWSKSIEKRSSIIQRSSKRIQSSINDRVPERIHTIVTESIRKMIELALTSSQYIHPIEIKESWTFKEREELVKERLKQYKNTASWEGAGTGFGGFWLGAVDFPLLLSIKMKFLFDTAQYYGLNVDDYEERVYLLHVFMLAFSSDQEKTKVRDIVLNWREVPTERRRIDWRTLQIEYRDTIDLAKLLQLVPGFGAIVGYVANKRFLEQLGETTMNAYRLRLLQN; encoded by the coding sequence ATGAGTTATGAAGCACAAGTGTATAAGGAAGCATTGAGATGGAGTAAGTCGATAGAAAAGCGTTCTTCTATCATTCAACGATCGTCAAAACGCATTCAATCATCGATCAACGATAGAGTTCCTGAGCGCATCCATACGATCGTTACGGAGAGTATTCGTAAGATGATTGAGCTTGCGCTAACTTCCTCGCAATATATTCACCCCATAGAGATCAAAGAATCATGGACATTCAAAGAGCGGGAGGAGCTTGTGAAGGAACGACTCAAACAGTATAAAAATACAGCTTCATGGGAAGGAGCGGGCACGGGATTCGGAGGGTTCTGGCTTGGAGCTGTAGATTTCCCGCTTCTATTAAGCATCAAAATGAAGTTTTTATTTGATACTGCCCAATACTATGGTTTGAACGTAGATGACTATGAGGAACGGGTCTATTTGCTACATGTATTTATGTTAGCTTTTTCAAGTGATCAGGAAAAAACAAAGGTGAGGGACATTGTACTGAACTGGAGAGAAGTACCAACAGAGAGAAGAAGGATAGACTGGAGAACACTGCAAATTGAATACCGTGATACGATTGATCTTGCAAAACTATTACAGCTCGTACCGGGGTTTGGGGCCATCGTCGGTTATGTGGCAAATAAAAGGTTTCTTGAGCAATTAGGGGAGACGACAATGAATGCCTATCGTCTCCGGCTGTTGCAAAATTAG